A window of the Littorina saxatilis isolate snail1 unplaced genomic scaffold, US_GU_Lsax_2.0 scaffold_1092, whole genome shotgun sequence genome harbors these coding sequences:
- the LOC138956893 gene encoding uncharacterized protein, translating into MLIAVYKCLFAAASLSAFVLTRCDSDIVGDINLHYDSQSDLNVNTLKTLLPTLNLSQLVDRPTHRRGHTLDWVVVGGDVGVLDLIVQDMLISDHFVISFSFDLQKPGPARRVVTSRNMKRIDMAALKDDVRALQLDRHDLVSSYNSDLRRILDKHAPLTTRTVTDRPSAPWLTPEVSTAKQDRRRAEREWRKSALTVHRQIFAFHREAVKEMVDKNRHQFISQKIENSTSSKELFLITGQLLGKTQNKKLPNSVPLDDLPDKFGDFFAEKIEKIRVELDAAPGHPEHAPFHGAHLTDFSPVTKEQSAYRADHSTETALLKVANDLLTACDSGSVSLLALLDLSAAFDTIDHDILLARLNTTFGITGTALGWFCSYLTGRTQAVVIQNRHSEDTILKCNRVPKHYDHLGRRSGIKQD; encoded by the exons ATGCTGATCGCCGTCTACAAGTGTCTGTTTGCCGCGGCCTCTCTGTCGGCCTTTGTGTTGACGCGGTGTGACAGCGACA TTGTCGGAGACATCAACCTTCATTATGACTCACAGTCGGACTTGAACGTTaacacgctgaaaacactgctcCCCACTCTCAACTTATCCCAGCTGGTAGACAGGCCGACGCATCGTCGTGGACACACCCTTGACTGGGTGGTGGTCGGTGGGGACGTCGGCGTCTTAGACCTGATTGTGCAGGACATGTTGATCTCCGACCACTTCGTCATTTCTTTCAGCTTTGACCTTCAGAAGCCAGGCCCTGCCAGACGAGTCGTCACCTCGCGCAACATGAAGCGGATCGACATGGCAGCACTGAAGGATGACGTCAGAGCACTCCAGTTAGACAGACATGACCTCGTGTCCAGCTACAACAGCGACCTGCGCCGGATTCTGGACAAGCACGCCCCTCTCACCACACGCACAGTCACCGACAGACCCTCGGCACCTTGGCTTACGCCGGAGGTCTCAACAGCCAAGCAAGATCGGCGTCGCGCTGAGAGAGAGTGGAGGAAATCGGCTCTCACGGTCCACAGGCAAATCTTTGCTTTTCATCGAGAGGCCGTCAAAGAGATGGTGGATAAGAACAGACACCAGTTTATTTCTCAGAAAATCGAGAACAGCACCTCCAGCAAAGAACTCTTCCTGATCACAGGGCAGCTCCTCGGtaaaactcaaaataaaaagctCCCAAACTCCGTCCCTCTTGATGACCTTCCAGATAAGTTTGGGGACTTTTTTGCCGAAAAAATCGAGAAGATCCGAGTCGAGCTTGATGCTGCTCCTGGGCATCCAGAGCATGCGCCATTTCACGGCGCCCACCTCACCGATTTTTCCCCTGTCACTAAAGAACAA TCCGCCTACCGCGCAGATCAcagcactgaaacagccctacttaaggtAGCGAATGATCTTCTCACTGCCTGTGACAGCGGCTCTGTTTCGCTTCTGGCCCTGTTGGACCTATCCGCAGCGTTCGACACCATCGACCACGATATACTGCTGGCAAGGTTGAACACCACATTCGGCATAACAGGCACGGCTCTGGGGTGGTTCTGCTCCTACCTGACTGGACGCACTCAGGCTGTTGTGATCCAAAATAGGCACTCCGAGGACACCATACTAAA atgtaaccgagtgccgaaacactacgatcacctcgggaggcgaagtggaatcaaacaggattga